The Arachis ipaensis cultivar K30076 chromosome B07, Araip1.1, whole genome shotgun sequence genome includes a window with the following:
- the LOC107607108 gene encoding protein FAR1-RELATED SEQUENCE 5-like, giving the protein MTSSSSKAEDPWKWNVAMVEKFSQAQTDYADEGEALFDLGTDREVVVGDLDCNNEGASVGYIDMGGLRSEDVLLMEFNTPEEARGFYNKYSCIKGFATRQGKKVRNIVGDIVRYTFVCNREGFKEKKWLENTDRKREHKVVTRCGCMAEMRIKRKDGSGKWYVLLFIDEHNHELLPGKFVDFLRSQENFRG; this is encoded by the exons ATGACATCGAGTAGTAGCAAGGCTGAAGACCCGTGGAAATGGAACGTGGCGATGGTGGAGAAGTTTTCGCAGGCGCAAACCGATTATGCAGATGAGGGG GAAGCCTTGTTTGACCTGGGCACTGACCGTGAAGTTGTGGTTGGAGATTTGGACTGCAATAATGAGGGGGCGTCGGTTGGATATATAGATATGGGTGGGCTTAGATCAGAAGACGTTCTTCTAATGGAATTTAACACGCCTGAGGAGGCAAGAGGTTTCTATAATAAGTATAGCTGCATTAAGGGGTTTGCAACAAGACAAGGAAAGAAGGTAAGAAATATTGTCGGAGACATTGTTAGGTATACTTTTGTCTGCAACAGAGAAGGGTTCAAAGAGAAGAAATGGTTGGAGAATACTGATAGAAAGAGGGAGCATAAAGTGGTAACTCGTTGTGGTTGTATGGCCGAGATGAGGATTAAGAGGAAAGACGGTAGTGGAAAGTGGTATGTCTTGCTATTTATCGATGAGCACAACCATGAGCTTCTGCCGGGAAAGTTTGTTGATTTCTTGAGATCACAAGAAAATTTCAGAGGTTGA
- the LOC110264953 gene encoding uncharacterized protein LOC110264953 has protein sequence MSFLLPLLGQQCQLHIMRMFKAVTQDLLVLLRPLLNQLDLRDSQSRCRCHSRSPSYKHRHRRSHHRCRHAVIRTMKELDLRGGGAKQMLLMSQLILASLRNQVKEVFNGLFNSYRVALNSDQAHQSAQHSQDVDIDDSALDDVHFAAAFENNVQASESVNTNEVDLYLMESLEKPVDPSSFDILTWWKVSSNNYKYPILSQIARDILTMPVSTVASESAFSTGGRVLNQYRSSLTPKIVEALICAQNWFRANSLPIDLEESFEEFEKLEKELEPIPQLIDEEDSGDESD, from the exons ATGTCATTTCTGCTTCCTCTTCTCG GTCAACAATGTCAGCTTCATATCATGAG GATGTTCAAAGCAGTGACCCAGGATTTACTAGTGCTACTCCGTCCACTTTTGAATCAGTTAGATCTTCGGGACAGTCAGAGTCGATGCCGCTGCCACAGTCGTAGTCCCAGCTACAAACACAGACACAGACGCAGCCACCATCGCTGCCGCCACGCAGTGATCAGAACAATGAAGGAACTAGATCTAAGAGGAGGAGGGGCAAAGCAAATGTTGCTGATGAGTCAACTAATCCTGGCTAGTCTGAGGAACCAG GTGAAGGAAGTATTCAATGGCTTGTTCAACAGCTATAGGGTTGCTCTCAATAGTGATCAAGCACACCAATCTGCACAACACAGCCAAGATGTGGATATAGATGATAGTGCCTTAGATGATGTTCACTTTGCAGCAGCATTTGAAAATAATGTACAAGCAAGTGAAAGTGTCAACACAAATGAAGTGGATTTATATCTCATGGAGTCCTTGGAGAAACCAGTTGATCCAAGTAGTTTTGATATTTTAACTTGGTGGAAAGTGAGCTCTAACAATTACAAATATCCTATTCTAAGTCAAATTGCGAGAGATATTCTAACTATGCCGGTGTCAACGGTTGCTTCTGAATCCGCCTTTAGCACTGGAGGTAGAGTGCTTAATCAATATAGAAGCTCTCTTACCCCAAAAATTGTTGAAGCTTTGATTTGTGCACAAAATTGGTTTCGAGCCAATTCATTGCCAATTGACCTTGAGGAGTCTTTTGAAGAATTTGAAAAACTTGAGAAAG aaCTTGAGCCAATTCCTCAACTAATAGATGAAGAAGACTCTGGTGATGAATCTGATTAG